One Vallitalea okinawensis genomic window, CGTATTAAGAGAAAAAAATTTGCAAAAGAGCATTGGGCACTAAAGGATATAAACATTGATATTAAACAAGGAGAAACATTTGGTATCATTGGTGTAAATGGCAGTGGAAAAAGTACTTTATTACAAATGATTGCATCAATCCTTAAGCCTACTAATGGTGAACTAAAAGTAAATGGAAAGATAGCAGCTTTACTTGAATTAGGTAGTGGCTTTAATCCTAATTATACAGGTAGGGAGAATATTTATTTGAATGCGTCTTTACTAGGATTATCTAAGGATGAGATTGAGGAGAAAATAGCCGATATAGTAGGTTTTGCAGATATTGGTGAATTTATAGATAGTCCTGTAAAGACATATTCAAGTGGTATGTTCGTTAGAGTAGCATTTGCTGTTGCTATAAATGTTAATGCAGATATTTTACTAATTGATGAAGCTTTGGCAGTTGGAGATGTATTTTTTAGACAAAAATGCTACCAAAAACTTAATGAACTTAGAGAAAAAGGTGTAACCATTATATTCGTATCACATAGTATGGGAGAGGTTGAACAGTTCTGTAAACGAACGGTCTTACTTAATGCTGGAGAAGCTATTTTTGTTGGTGACACGAGAGAAGCTGTAAGGAAATACTATTTATTACAACAAGGCGTTAAAGACTTATCTATAGATCATAATATTGCTACAAATAATTATACTAATAGTAATTTCAAATGGCCTAAGAATGAGGCATTTTTTCATTTACATGAAGATACTGAAATAAACAATGGCTACGCTAAGTGTGTTGCAGTAGGGTTGTGCGATGATGAAGGCAACCCTTGTAGAGTGTTCAAGGTAGGTGATAAGGCGGTATTTTATTATGAATTTGAGATTCTTAAAAATATAAGTACACCTATAGGTGGGGTTGTGATATATAGCGATAAAGCTATAATAGTACATGGAAAAAGTACAATGCAATATAACTCTGAGGTACCAATGTACGTTAGTGAGGGTTCAGTATTACGGTTTAGGCAGGAAATTCTCTTGGGTATTCAAGAAGGTGAATATACTTTTGAAGTAGGGTTAAGTACTATGGATCCTAGTAATTATTCAAATAAAGAAAATATGTATTATGAAGAACTATGCAGGCATGAAATGAGATTATGTCATAGACCTATGGTTGGAACTTTTAATGTGATCTTAAACAAGGGCGGAAAACCAACTGAATTATTACATCACGGTATTGCTAATTTACCAGGAAAATGTGAATTAGAAATAAGATAGACGATAAAAATATTTATTTATTTGAAGGGAAACTATTTATATGGAAGGTAAATTATGCTGGTGTGGAAATGAACTTAAAGAATCATACTCACAAGACTATTATCTTTGTAACAATTGTAACACCCTAGTCGCAAAAACAATGTTACATGATAATGAATATAATATCTTAGAAGATGAAAATGGATTTTATAGTAAAGATTATTGGGTTGAACATGTTAAAGATGATTATGGTTATCCAGATATTTTTGAACGATCTAGGAAAGATATTTATGATAGATGCCTTTATTGGTTAAAAAACATAATGAAATATAAATTACCACAAGCTAAAATCTTAGAGTTAGGATGTGGTCATGGAGGGTTAGTATACCTAATGAATTTAATGGGCTACCAAGCTTTGGGAGCCGAGCTAAGTCCTTGGGTTTGTGAGTTTTCAAATAGAGTATTCGGCAATACTATGCTAAAAGGACGAATAGAAGACTTACATATAAAAGATAATGAGTTTGATATGATTATTTTAATGGATGTTTTTGAACATTTAAATAAGCCATTAGATACACTGAAAGTTATAAAAAGTAAGTTAAAAGATGATGGGATATTAGTATTACAAATGCCTTGCTTCAGAGAGTTTGATAAGAGTTATAACGAACTTATTGATGATAAAAGCATTTTCGTTGAACAGTTAAAGGCTAACGAACATCTATATTTATATACAATGCAAGGGATAAAAGATATATTAAAAGTATCAGGTTTTAATTATATTGCTTTTGAGAAGGAATATTATCCATATGATATGTTTATATTTGCTTCACAAAATGAATTAAAAAAGTATGATGAAGAGTCTGTATTAGATTACTTAGAAAGTGAAAAGAGTGCAAGGGTCATATTAGCATTAAATGATATTTATGACGAAAATCAATTAAACAAACAAAAGATTCAAGAGATAGAAAAAGATAGAGAAGCAAGACTAGAAGTGATTAATAGACAACAGGAAATGATATTAGAACGAGAAAAACATATTGACGAGATAGAAAAAGATAGAGAAGCAAGACTAGAAGTGATTAATAGACAACAGGAAATAATATTAGAACGAGAAAAACATATTGACAAGATAGAAATAGATAAGAAAGCAAGACAGGAAGATGTTAGTAGTCAACAAGAAATAATATTAGAACGAGAAAAACATATTAATGAGATAGAAAAAGATAGAGAAGCAAGACTAGAAGTTATTAATAGACAACAAGAAATGATATTAGAACGAGAAAAACAAATTGATGAAATAGAAAAAGATAGAGAAGCAAGACTAGAAGTTATTAATAGACAGCAAGAAAAAATATTGGATCTAGAAAAACAGATTAAAGATGTAAAAACAGATAGAAATACAAAGCAAGAAACTATAACCGATCAACAAAAGCTGTTACACGATAAAGAAAATAGTATAAATGAACTAGCATTAGAACTTAAAAAAAGTGAGCTAGTACAAACGAAACAAAATAATATAATTAATGATTTAGCTAATGAGCTTAAGCATATTAATGATAAAAAAATAATCAAGATGCTAAGAAGAATAAAACTAATTTAGTAAAAAATGAGGTGAAAGATTATATGAAAGTTGGTATAAATTTGCTAGATTTATACCCAGGAAAAATTGGGGGAATGGAGCAATATATTAGAAATATTATTTACTATGTTGAAAAAAAATCTGAATATGAATTAATTTTATTTTTAAATGAACATAATTATGAGACATTTAAAGGTAATAGTAAAAGGATCTTAATTAATATTCAAAAAAATAGAGAACATCAGCTATATAATTTTATTGAAGATTTGAATATTGATATTTGGTTTTGTCCATTATTAAATCTAGAACCCCGATATGTTAATATTCCAACGATGGTTACAATACCTGATGTGCAACATGATTTTTTTCCTGAATATTTTACCAAAGAGGTATTAGAATTTAGACATAAGAATTATTTGTCAAGTATGCAAAAGGCAGATGTAGTGGTAACAATCTCAGAGTTTTCCAAACAAACCATAATAAATAAATATGATATAGATGAAAATAAAATTAAAGTAGTTTATTTAGATGCTGATAAATCCTTTTATAATGATAATGATATAAAAATTAATAATAAGGTAAAAGAAGAATTAGAGTTACCTGAGCAATATACTTATTATCCATCAAATACATGGCCTCATAAAAATCATCTAAAATTACTTGAAGGATTTAAGTATTATAAGAATGAATATAAAGATAATCTTAAACTAGTATTTACTGGTGATAAAAAGAAATTTGATGCTAAGATACAACATTTTATTAAAAAAAATAATTTAGATAATGATATTATCTATCTTGGTTATGTTCCTCAAGAATATATGCAATATATATATCGTAATGCTAAATTTATGTCTTTTCCCTCATTATTTGAAGGTTTTTGTATACCTGTTGTTGAAGCAATGCGAGTAGAGTGTCCAGTAATATGTTCTGATAAAGGAAGTATACCCGAAATAGCTGGTGAATCAGTACTTTATTTTAATCCATTAGATCCAAAGGATATAGCTGAAAAGATGGCTAAGATGATGTGTCAAGAGGAAATAAGGAAAAAGTATATCAAATTAGGTAGTATTAGAAAAAATAAATTCTCATGGCAAAAAAGTGCTTTAGAGACAATTGATATATTTGATGAATTATATATTAATAGCTGTAAAGTAGATAAATTTCCTCTGGTATCTGTAATAACACCATCATTTAATCAAGGTAGATTCATAAAAGATACGATTGAAAGTGTTTTGAATCAAGATTATCCAAATATAGAGTATATCGTAATGGATGGAGGATCTACTGATGAAACAGTAGAAATCCTTAAAAGTTTTGGTAATAAAATTAAATGGATTTCTGAAAAGGATAATGGACAAGCTGATGCTGTCAATAAGGGTGTTAAACTAGCAAAAGGTGAAATAATTGGTTGGTTAAATTCAGATGATACTTATCTTGATAATGCTATTTCGAAAGGTGTACGCTTTCTTACAAGTCATTCGGATGTTGGGATGGTTTATGGTGAAGGATACTATACAGATATAGATGGTAATATAGTTGATAGATATTTAACAGAACCTTTTAATTATAACAGATTAGCAGAAAATTGTATAATTTGCCAGCCTACTGGCTTTATCAGGAAAAAGGTTTTTGAAGATGTAGGGTATCTTGATGAATCATTACATCTATGTATGGACTATGAAATGTGGATGCGAATAGGTAAACATACTCAAGTTGCATATATACCTCAATATATTGCTACTTCCAGAATGTATGAAGAAAACAAAACACTAGGTAGAAGAACAGAAGTGTTTGAAGAAGTTTGTAGAACAGTGAAGAAATATTATAAATACGTACCATTATCATGGTTGTATGGTTATTCGGACTATATTTGTGAAGGAAAAAGAAGCATTAAGTTTACAATTATATTGTTTTGTCTATTTATAAAATATAATATTACAAACATAAGTTATGCAAGTAGATTAACAATTAATCTATTGAAAAAGAAAATAAAGCAAAGAATAAAACCCGCAACCTATACCGACAGGTATGAAGATGGGTGGGTATCAAAGGTTTTCTCATTTAATAATGATGTAAAAAAAGAGACAAACAAAATAGTGCTAAAAGGAAAACATCTATGGCCATATGATGATTCTTTAAAGATTAAAATAATGCTTAATGGTAAAAAAATTGGAGAAGTTGAGATTAAAGAAAAAGGTCAATTTATAAAGGAAGTAGATTTTCCTAAAAATCAAGAAGGTAAAATTAATTTTCAACTTCTAGCCAACAATGTATTTTGTCCTAAAAAACTAGGTATCAATAACGATATTAGAAATTTAGCATATATAATTGATGAAATAGAATTTATATAAATAGGTGAAAAATATGAGTGATAAACCTTTAGTTACAATAATAACCCCTTCCTTTAACCAAGGAAAATATATTAAAGATACTATTGAAAGCGTACTTATGCAAGATTACGATAATGTAGAATATATTGTTGTAGATGGTGGGTCCACAGATAATACTTTAGATATATTAAAGAACTATAGTGATAAAATAAAGTGGACATCTGAAAAAGATGATGGTCAATCTGATGCAATCAATAAAGGATTTAGAATGGCAAAAGGAAAATACGTAGCATGGCTAAATTCTGATGATACATATGAACCTGGAGCTATATCTTTAGCTGTCAGCTATTTTATTAACAATCCTGAAGTTGCTTTAGTTTATGGGCAAGGTGATATTATTGATGAGCAGGGTAAGAAAGTTAATAGGTTTGGGGCGACCCAGGAGTTTGACTTATGGACTTTGACACATGTATGGGATTATATTTTACAGCCAACGACATTTTTTAAAAAAGAGGCTCTTGAAAAAGTTGGTTATTTAGACAAGAGTTTAAATTGGTGTATGGATTGGGAACTTTGGATAAAATTGTCTTTAAATTATAAAGTGGGTTTTATAAATGAAGTTTTAGCAAATTCAAGAGAATATGGAGAAACAAAAACTAGTACTGGTGGAATAAAAAGACTAAAGGAAATAACTAAATTAATGAGGACGTATAGTAATAATAAATATCCTCATGGATTATTTCTTTATGGAACTGATACTCTTGTAAAACTAACAAATGGCATACCATTTATTAGTTATCTAGCTAGGGCAATTTCCCATCTTACTGCTAAGTATGTATTAAATCATTTACCTATAAGATATAGTGATGGTTGGATCGGTAAAGAGTTTTGTATGATGACGCCTAATCAAGTTAAAGAAATAACTATACATATGCAAGTTATTAGTATTAAGATTTTGCCTTTAAAAATTAAAATTTATAATAATAAAAATTTATTAAAGGAGATAATTATAGAAGATACCGGAATTCATAATACTAAAGTTAGGCTTCCTTTAGATAAATTAATGTATAATGATATTACTATAAAATGCAATAAATCATTCTCGCCAGGTACTAAGGATACAAGGAAGTTGAGTATGAATATTTCAGAGATTATGTATTAATGAAATTGATTTGTGTGTACTAGTATTGAGCTTAACTAGTTAAGGAGAAATAAACATGAGTAAGAAAAAGAAATTATATAGCGTTCTCATTTGTCTAAGTAGTATTATTATAATTGCTTTTATTTCCATGACCTTTGTTGTTATTAAAGATAATTATAAATTGGTAGAGTATAGAGGTCGTCAATATAATCCCATATCAATAGAAAACTTAAGAGAAGGGTATCATGATACTTTTAAAGAAATATATAACTCATTCACCACTAACAATAATCCAACCAGATATAGTGATTTAAAAACGTATTATATTAATGTAGATGTAAATGAGTATAATAGTTTATCAACTAATCTACCGGAAAGTGGTCAAGAATATATTGATGCATATATGAGATATGAAGATAAAATGCATAAAGTTAAACTAAGGTTTAGAGGAGATAATACTTGGCATTGGTTATATGATAAAAAATCCTATAGAATTAAAACAAAAAAAGATGATTTGATAGATGGGATTAGAAAATTTAATTTTGTTAATGCTCGTGAAAAGACAATGCTTGTTGATTATTTGGAAGCGCAGATAGCAACACAGATGGGTATATTAGCAGCAAATGTTGAGCCTGTGAGAGTATTTATGAATAATAAATATGCAGGGGTCTTTTTATATATAGATCAGACAGATGAAAGCTTTTTAAGAAATAATAAAAAACTGCCCTCCAATCTATATGTTGGTGAGGCTAAGGAAGATGTTTGGGGGAATATTGAAGTCTGGGAAAAGCATGCGGAATATAATGTAATGGAAGAAAGCGATTTTAGCGATTTGAATGAATTATTAACAGTAAGTAATAATGGGAATAAAGATATATTCCCATATGAGATAGAACAAATATTAGATATTGAAAAATACCTTAAATGGAATGCATTTATGGAAATAAGTAAAAGTCGTCATGTAACTAAAGTACATAACAATAAGTTCTATTTTGATCCTTCTAATGGAAAGTTTGAACCAATTGCTTGGGATGCTTTTGGATTAAGCAATAATGGTGGTTCACAATATAATACAACTAATATACCTTTAAATCTTTTGAATTATAGAATGCTACAGAATCCTGAGTACGTGGAGTTATCCAATCAGTATATCTGGGAATCTATTCAAATGGAAGAAATAATAGAT contains:
- a CDS encoding ABC transporter ATP-binding protein, which produces MMGNIVLSMKNISKCYKIYDKPQDRLKESLFNRIKRKKFAKEHWALKDINIDIKQGETFGIIGVNGSGKSTLLQMIASILKPTNGELKVNGKIAALLELGSGFNPNYTGRENIYLNASLLGLSKDEIEEKIADIVGFADIGEFIDSPVKTYSSGMFVRVAFAVAINVNADILLIDEALAVGDVFFRQKCYQKLNELREKGVTIIFVSHSMGEVEQFCKRTVLLNAGEAIFVGDTREAVRKYYLLQQGVKDLSIDHNIATNNYTNSNFKWPKNEAFFHLHEDTEINNGYAKCVAVGLCDDEGNPCRVFKVGDKAVFYYEFEILKNISTPIGGVVIYSDKAIIVHGKSTMQYNSEVPMYVSEGSVLRFRQEILLGIQEGEYTFEVGLSTMDPSNYSNKENMYYEELCRHEMRLCHRPMVGTFNVILNKGGKPTELLHHGIANLPGKCELEIR
- a CDS encoding glycosyltransferase family 2 protein, with the protein product MSDKPLVTIITPSFNQGKYIKDTIESVLMQDYDNVEYIVVDGGSTDNTLDILKNYSDKIKWTSEKDDGQSDAINKGFRMAKGKYVAWLNSDDTYEPGAISLAVSYFINNPEVALVYGQGDIIDEQGKKVNRFGATQEFDLWTLTHVWDYILQPTTFFKKEALEKVGYLDKSLNWCMDWELWIKLSLNYKVGFINEVLANSREYGETKTSTGGIKRLKEITKLMRTYSNNKYPHGLFLYGTDTLVKLTNGIPFISYLARAISHLTAKYVLNHLPIRYSDGWIGKEFCMMTPNQVKEITIHMQVISIKILPLKIKIYNNKNLLKEIIIEDTGIHNTKVRLPLDKLMYNDITIKCNKSFSPGTKDTRKLSMNISEIMY
- a CDS encoding glycosyltransferase, which translates into the protein MKVGINLLDLYPGKIGGMEQYIRNIIYYVEKKSEYELILFLNEHNYETFKGNSKRILINIQKNREHQLYNFIEDLNIDIWFCPLLNLEPRYVNIPTMVTIPDVQHDFFPEYFTKEVLEFRHKNYLSSMQKADVVVTISEFSKQTIINKYDIDENKIKVVYLDADKSFYNDNDIKINNKVKEELELPEQYTYYPSNTWPHKNHLKLLEGFKYYKNEYKDNLKLVFTGDKKKFDAKIQHFIKKNNLDNDIIYLGYVPQEYMQYIYRNAKFMSFPSLFEGFCIPVVEAMRVECPVICSDKGSIPEIAGESVLYFNPLDPKDIAEKMAKMMCQEEIRKKYIKLGSIRKNKFSWQKSALETIDIFDELYINSCKVDKFPLVSVITPSFNQGRFIKDTIESVLNQDYPNIEYIVMDGGSTDETVEILKSFGNKIKWISEKDNGQADAVNKGVKLAKGEIIGWLNSDDTYLDNAISKGVRFLTSHSDVGMVYGEGYYTDIDGNIVDRYLTEPFNYNRLAENCIICQPTGFIRKKVFEDVGYLDESLHLCMDYEMWMRIGKHTQVAYIPQYIATSRMYEENKTLGRRTEVFEEVCRTVKKYYKYVPLSWLYGYSDYICEGKRSIKFTIILFCLFIKYNITNISYASRLTINLLKKKIKQRIKPATYTDRYEDGWVSKVFSFNNDVKKETNKIVLKGKHLWPYDDSLKIKIMLNGKKIGEVEIKEKGQFIKEVDFPKNQEGKINFQLLANNVFCPKKLGINNDIRNLAYIIDEIEFI
- a CDS encoding methyltransferase domain-containing protein, giving the protein MEGKLCWCGNELKESYSQDYYLCNNCNTLVAKTMLHDNEYNILEDENGFYSKDYWVEHVKDDYGYPDIFERSRKDIYDRCLYWLKNIMKYKLPQAKILELGCGHGGLVYLMNLMGYQALGAELSPWVCEFSNRVFGNTMLKGRIEDLHIKDNEFDMIILMDVFEHLNKPLDTLKVIKSKLKDDGILVLQMPCFREFDKSYNELIDDKSIFVEQLKANEHLYLYTMQGIKDILKVSGFNYIAFEKEYYPYDMFIFASQNELKKYDEESVLDYLESEKSARVILALNDIYDENQLNKQKIQEIEKDREARLEVINRQQEMILEREKHIDEIEKDREARLEVINRQQEIILEREKHIDKIEIDKKARQEDVSSQQEIILEREKHINEIEKDREARLEVINRQQEMILEREKQIDEIEKDREARLEVINRQQEKILDLEKQIKDVKTDRNTKQETITDQQKLLHDKENSINELALELKKSELVQTKQNNIINDLANELKHINDKKIIKMLRRIKLI
- a CDS encoding CotH kinase family protein; translation: MSKKKKLYSVLICLSSIIIIAFISMTFVVIKDNYKLVEYRGRQYNPISIENLREGYHDTFKEIYNSFTTNNNPTRYSDLKTYYINVDVNEYNSLSTNLPESGQEYIDAYMRYEDKMHKVKLRFRGDNTWHWLYDKKSYRIKTKKDDLIDGIRKFNFVNAREKTMLVDYLEAQIATQMGILAANVEPVRVFMNNKYAGVFLYIDQTDESFLRNNKKLPSNLYVGEAKEDVWGNIEVWEKHAEYNVMEESDFSDLNELLTVSNNGNKDIFPYEIEQILDIEKYLKWNAFMEISKSRHVTKVHNNKFYFDPSNGKFEPIAWDAFGLSNNGGSQYNTTNIPLNLLNYRMLQNPEYVELSNQYIWESIQMEEIIDFTLLKLDEMYSTIRADVYADRYKDYVDFTDSDWKSRTYTNIEFEKNVEVLKEWLRLREAFLVSEIKRNNIYLVQSDIDIGNREGVLKFIADGISGTKIEDISFNNTYNEGSIQIWRDININGILDKEDQFINEQEIVNNEIRITLNEVILPGRKEIKEEKYRVNMSCVLEPSPLEYQFIVKYIGEEEGQ